In Lutra lutra chromosome 5, mLutLut1.2, whole genome shotgun sequence, a single genomic region encodes these proteins:
- the FTMT gene encoding ferritin, mitochondrial, whose product MLPCFLFLSKNISPSLVSLRNARRGFALPPLRVSRRLSRPGRTAPLRLMAAAAASGNPTGPASAHSRVRQNFHPDSEAAINRQINLELYASYVYLSMSYYFSRDDVALNNFAGYFLRQSREETKHAEKLMRLQNQRGGRICLQDIKKPDQDDWESGLNAMECALLLEKNVNQSLLELHTLASDRGDPHLCDFLETHYLNEQVKSIKELGDHVQNLIKMGAPDSGLAEYLFDKHTLGDENNQD is encoded by the coding sequence ATGCTGCCCTGTTTCTTGTTTCTCTCCAAAAACATCAGCCCTTCGCTGGTGTCCCTGCGCAACGCGCGCCGGGGCTTCGCGCTCCCGCCGCTCCGGGTCTCCAGGCGCCTCTCGCGCCCGGGGCGCACTGCCCCCCTGCGCCTGATGGCAGCAGCCGCCGCCTCCGGGAACCCAACCGGGCCCGCCTCCGCCCACTCCCGGGTGCGCCAGAACTTCCACCCGGACTCCGAGGCTGCCATCAACCGCCAGATCAACCTGGAGCTCTACGCGTCCTACGTGTACCTGTCCATGTCCTATTACTTCTCCCGAGATGACGTGGCCCTGAACAACTTCGCGGGATATTTCCTTCGCCAGTCCCGAGAAGAGACCAAGCACGCGGAAAAGCTGATGAGGCTGCAGAACCAGCGGGGAGGCCGGATCTGCCTGCAGGACATCAAGAAACCAGACCAGGACGATTGGGAAAGCGGGCTGAACGCCATGGAGTGTGCGCTGCTCTTGGAGAAGAATGTGAATCAGTCGTTGCTCGAATTGCACACTCTGGCCTCAGACAGAGGTGACCCCCACTTGTGCGACTTCCTGGAAACTCACTATCTGAATGAGCAGGTGAAGTCTATCAAAGAACTAGGTGACCACGTGCAAAACTTGATTAAGATGGGGGCCCCAGATTCTGGCCTGGCAGAGTACCTCTTTGACAAGCACACCCTTGGAGATGAAAACAATCAGGACTAA